Proteins encoded within one genomic window of Actinoplanes octamycinicus:
- a CDS encoding GNAT family N-acetyltransferase, whose amino-acid sequence MDSEKVLALFDQQMRREARPDGPSARIERDDRVVRHVGADGDWNAVLWSRLDEDTADAAIAEQVRYFGARGAEFEWKLYDYDRPADLGDRLLAAGFVPEEPETLVVAEVRDLDLAVTWPDGVRLEPVTDEAGVDLMVRAAEEAFGESRDWLRHQVLKKLAEDPEHIRVFVVMAGDRPVCSARMELNEGTAFASLWGGGTVHDWRGRGIYRALVAHRARIAAQLGYEYLQVDASDQSRPILQRLGFTALGVTTPYTKAAG is encoded by the coding sequence CGCCGCGAGGCCCGCCCGGACGGCCCGTCCGCCCGGATCGAGCGTGACGACCGCGTCGTCCGGCACGTCGGCGCCGACGGCGACTGGAACGCGGTCCTCTGGTCCCGCCTGGACGAGGACACCGCCGACGCGGCGATCGCCGAGCAGGTGCGGTACTTCGGCGCGCGCGGCGCCGAGTTCGAGTGGAAGCTGTACGACTACGACCGGCCCGCCGACCTCGGGGACCGGCTGCTCGCCGCCGGCTTCGTCCCGGAGGAGCCGGAGACCCTGGTGGTCGCCGAGGTCCGCGACCTGGACCTGGCGGTGACCTGGCCGGACGGGGTCCGCCTGGAGCCGGTCACCGACGAGGCCGGGGTGGACCTGATGGTCCGGGCCGCCGAGGAGGCGTTCGGCGAGTCCCGCGACTGGCTGCGCCACCAGGTGCTGAAGAAGCTGGCCGAGGACCCGGAGCACATCCGGGTGTTCGTCGTGATGGCCGGTGACCGGCCGGTCTGCTCGGCCCGGATGGAACTCAACGAGGGCACCGCCTTCGCCAGCCTGTGGGGCGGCGGCACCGTGCACGACTGGCGCGGCCGCGGCATCTACCGCGCGCTGGTCGCCCACCGGGCCCGGATCGCCGCCCAGCTCGGCTACGAGTATCTGCAGGTGGACGCGTCCGACCAGAGCCGCCCGATCCTGCAGCGGCTCGGTTTCACCGCGCTGGGCGTCACCACGCCGTACACGAAGGCGGCCGGCTGA
- a CDS encoding SRPBCC family protein: MVLSRGVVVCGPRAADDVWDRYVRPRCWPRWAPQIRSVDYPGETLHPGTTGVVHGPAGLRARFQIIAVDPAVPLRSWTWSVSAAGLHLTLRHTVEPFRTGTRTGLTVEGPAPVVLAYLPIARAALRRLVDDASDYGPEG, from the coding sequence ATGGTGCTGAGCCGCGGTGTGGTGGTGTGCGGGCCCCGCGCCGCGGACGACGTGTGGGACCGCTACGTGCGCCCGCGGTGCTGGCCGCGGTGGGCCCCGCAGATCAGGTCGGTGGACTATCCCGGCGAGACGCTGCACCCGGGCACCACCGGCGTCGTGCACGGCCCGGCCGGTCTCCGAGCCCGATTCCAGATCATCGCCGTCGACCCGGCCGTCCCGCTCCGCAGCTGGACCTGGTCGGTGTCGGCGGCCGGTCTCCACCTCACCCTGCGGCACACGGTCGAGCCGTTCCGCACCGGCACCCGGACCGGCCTGACCGTCGAGGGCCCCGCCCCGGTCGTCCTGGCCTATCTCCCGATCGCCCGGGCAGCGTTGCGCCGCCTCGTCGACGACGCATCGGACTACGGACCAGAAGGTTAG